Sequence from the Parafrankia discariae genome:
GACCTGCTGGTTCTCTGTTGTCTCACCGCGCTGTCACCCAAGATCAGTCTCAGATCGATGCCATTTCCTCGGCGGAACGATGAGTCTGCGGCTGAGCCACCGAGCACGAGGACTACATGCGAGCTCAGATCGCGCACCGATGAGTTTCCCGCGCCGCGCCGGTCTGTGCGCGTGAGACCGACTCACGGAAGGCTGGCGCCATGCGGAAACTGATCTACGGCATGAACCTGACCCTGGACGGCTACATCGCCGCGCCCGGCGACGACATCGGCTGGAGCGTGCCGAGCGACGAGCTGTTCCAGTTTTGGTCCGACCAGTTGCAGGCGACCGACCTGTCGCTGTACGGGCGCAAGCTGTGGCAGACGATGAGCTCCTACTGGCCGACCGGCGACCAGCAGCCCAACGCCACCTCGGCGGAGATCGAGTTCGCGCGCCGCTGGCGGGACATGTCGAAGGTGGTGTTCTCCTCGACGATCGACAAGGTCGACTGGAACACCCGTCTGGTCACCGGCGACGCGGTCGCCGAGATCACCCGGCTCAAGGCCGAGGACGGCGGCCCGATGGACATCGGCGGCGCGACGCTCGCCGGGGCGGCCATGCGGGCCGGGCTGATTGACGAGTACGTGCTGGCCACCGCGCCGGTCCTGGTGGGCGGCGGCACGCCATTCTTCACCGCGCTGGACAGCTGG
This genomic interval carries:
- a CDS encoding dihydrofolate reductase family protein; protein product: MRKLIYGMNLTLDGYIAAPGDDIGWSVPSDELFQFWSDQLQATDLSLYGRKLWQTMSSYWPTGDQQPNATSAEIEFARRWRDMSKVVFSSTIDKVDWNTRLVTGDAVAEITRLKAEDGGPMDIGGATLAGAAMRAGLIDEYVLATAPVLVGGGTPFFTALDSWVNLNLVEKRTFPRGVILTRYETRR